From Pseudarthrobacter equi, a single genomic window includes:
- a CDS encoding biotin--[acetyl-CoA-carboxylase] ligase, with translation MAEAHIPGIPLDRSELGDQRFLSAAGIARLDVVDSTGSTNADLLRAVTVEPASWPDLSVLTAEYQTAARGRLERHWEAPPLSSVSVSVVLRPVNAEGRPLPTQSYSWLSLIAALALRETLLETAGIPAELKWPNDVLVRGRKIAGILAQMGPMADGTVPPVVLGTGLNVTLHEDELPVPTATSVFLEGAQTTDRTQLLKSYLSHFAVLYRSFCNADGDPTAGMAGGPSLHKRVESVMVTLGRQVRAQLPGDHEIIGHASRLDEYGSLLVVDKDSREHVVTAGDVVHLRPWTAPEDAGQGGYA, from the coding sequence ATGGCTGAAGCGCATATCCCCGGTATCCCGTTGGACAGGTCGGAGCTGGGCGATCAGCGCTTCCTGTCCGCCGCCGGCATCGCCCGGCTCGACGTGGTGGACTCCACCGGCTCCACCAACGCCGACCTGCTCCGGGCAGTGACTGTGGAGCCCGCGTCCTGGCCGGATCTGTCCGTGCTGACGGCCGAGTACCAGACCGCTGCCCGGGGACGCCTGGAAAGGCACTGGGAAGCGCCGCCCCTAAGTTCGGTCTCCGTTTCCGTTGTGCTGCGGCCCGTTAATGCCGAGGGCCGGCCGCTGCCAACGCAGAGCTACTCATGGCTCTCGCTCATTGCGGCCCTGGCGCTCCGCGAAACCCTGCTGGAAACGGCGGGCATCCCGGCCGAACTCAAATGGCCCAATGATGTCCTGGTCCGCGGCCGGAAGATTGCCGGCATCCTGGCCCAGATGGGCCCCATGGCGGACGGCACCGTCCCGCCGGTGGTGCTGGGCACCGGCCTGAACGTCACCCTTCACGAGGACGAACTGCCGGTCCCCACGGCCACCTCGGTGTTCCTTGAGGGGGCGCAGACCACCGACCGGACCCAGCTGCTGAAGAGCTACCTGTCCCACTTTGCGGTGCTCTACCGGAGTTTTTGCAACGCCGACGGCGACCCCACGGCAGGCATGGCAGGCGGCCCGTCCCTGCATAAGCGCGTCGAGTCCGTCATGGTGACGCTGGGCCGGCAGGTACGGGCGCAGCTGCCGGGCGACCACGAGATCATTGGCCATGCTTCCCGCCTGGACGAATACGGCTCACTGCTGGTGGTGGACAAGGATTCACGCGAGCATGTGGTCACCGCGGGGGACGTGGTGCACCTGCGGCCCTGGACCGCACCGGAAGACGCCGGCCAAGGTGGTTATGCGTAA
- a CDS encoding PH domain-containing protein, producing MRKDLVPGEQVIVTTRPQPRKLAGPAAAFIIAPAVAAFASAWIVRGEARRLVPALEARWTPWLVTACVLAAAWVWLGYCLPRLMRWHATRYTLTSRRMVARSGIFRRREEQVNLLSVRNLTVHEGVLQRLLRSGNISLETGYEGVTTFRDVPEAARFRDFILDAIGELPDERLPPGDAGDYPSGAVPTEMREGGRNER from the coding sequence ATGCGTAAGGACCTCGTTCCCGGCGAACAGGTCATCGTCACCACCCGCCCGCAACCCAGGAAACTGGCCGGCCCCGCCGCCGCATTCATCATCGCCCCCGCGGTGGCGGCATTCGCGTCCGCCTGGATCGTGCGCGGGGAAGCCCGGCGCCTGGTTCCGGCCCTGGAGGCACGCTGGACCCCGTGGCTGGTGACGGCCTGCGTGCTGGCTGCGGCGTGGGTGTGGCTGGGCTACTGCCTCCCGCGGCTGATGCGCTGGCACGCGACACGCTATACCCTCACGAGCCGGCGGATGGTGGCCAGGTCCGGCATCTTCCGGCGGCGCGAAGAGCAGGTCAACCTCCTCTCCGTCCGCAACCTCACAGTCCACGAGGGCGTGCTTCAACGCCTCCTGCGCTCCGGGAATATATCCTTGGAAACCGGGTATGAGGGCGTGACGACATTCCGGGACGTGCCGGAGGCCGCCAGGTTCCGGGATTTCATCCTTGACGCCATCGGGGAACTGCCCGATGAGCGCCTCCCGCCCGGAGATGCAGGGGATTACCCTTCCGGGGCAGTGCCGACGGAAATGAGAGAAGGTGGACGGAATGAACGATGA
- a CDS encoding SDR family oxidoreductase, with protein MTSSNDALTAAASPYRASGSLRGKTILMSGGSRGIGLAIARRAAADGANIVLMAKTGEPHPKLAGTVFTAAQELTEAGGGALPLVGDVRNDQDVARAVAEAVDRFGGIDVVVNNASAIDLSTTDAVDMKKYDLMQDINVRGTFLLSKLALPALRASGNAHILTLSPPLNLDPHWAGRHLAYTMAKYGMSLTTLGLAEELKDHRISVNSLWPCTLIDTAAIRNMPQGEAIVQAARGPQIMADAAHAILTGSNLPAGGQATGNFYTDEQVLAAAGVSDFRPYSLGAPEDRLVPDIFL; from the coding sequence ATGACTTCGAGCAACGACGCTTTGACCGCTGCCGCCAGCCCCTACCGGGCCTCCGGTTCGCTTCGCGGGAAGACCATCCTGATGTCCGGGGGCAGCCGCGGCATCGGCCTTGCCATCGCGCGGCGGGCGGCGGCGGACGGCGCCAACATCGTCCTGATGGCCAAAACCGGCGAACCCCACCCCAAACTCGCCGGCACGGTGTTTACCGCCGCGCAGGAACTGACCGAGGCGGGCGGCGGTGCACTGCCCCTGGTGGGGGATGTCCGCAACGACCAGGACGTGGCCCGCGCCGTGGCCGAGGCCGTGGACCGCTTCGGCGGCATCGACGTCGTTGTTAACAACGCCTCCGCCATTGACCTGTCCACCACCGATGCCGTGGACATGAAAAAGTACGACCTCATGCAGGACATCAACGTCCGCGGGACCTTCCTGCTCTCCAAGCTCGCGCTGCCGGCGCTGCGCGCGTCCGGCAATGCGCACATCCTCACGCTGTCCCCGCCACTGAACCTGGATCCACACTGGGCCGGCCGGCACCTGGCCTACACCATGGCCAAATACGGGATGAGCCTGACCACGCTGGGCCTGGCCGAGGAGCTGAAGGACCACCGGATCAGCGTCAATTCGCTGTGGCCCTGCACCCTGATCGACACGGCCGCGATCAGGAACATGCCGCAGGGCGAGGCCATCGTCCAGGCCGCACGCGGACCCCAGATCATGGCCGACGCCGCCCACGCCATCCTGACCGGAAGCAACCTGCCCGCAGGCGGGCAGGCCACGGGCAATTTCTACACCGACGAGCAGGTGCTGGCGGCGGCAGGGGTTTCCGATTTCCGCCCCTACAGCCTGGGGGCCCCGGAGGACCGGCTGGTTCCGGACATTTTCCTGTAG
- a CDS encoding adenylate/guanylate cyclase domain-containing protein yields MNDEDQQELVDPVTPSPATDPHPPTGAMSAERLAMKALEARLLGGERKLRRREVAAGAGLSLLSARKLWRALGFPNFGDEDVAFTERDQAALSTVVDLVRSGKLTEEAAISVTRAIGQMTDRMVVWQIEALVEDLVHEQGVTDAVARKRLVNELPALVDALEEVLVYSWRRQLNAGIQRLAVRAEAGLQASEEGREGDEDDAPLPLARAVGFADLVSYTSLSRRMNEKTLARLVQRFENKCAEIISVGGGRLVKTVGDEVLYIAETPAAGAEISLALAQAFTEDEILPEARVAMVWGRILSRLGDIYGPTVNLAARLTTLADPGTVLVDSMTASALEHDERFVMLPQPPENVRGFGEIKPVRLTRGLGKGLIVD; encoded by the coding sequence ATGAACGATGAGGACCAGCAGGAGCTCGTGGATCCGGTCACGCCGTCCCCTGCCACTGACCCGCACCCTCCCACCGGAGCGATGTCCGCAGAGCGCCTGGCCATGAAAGCCCTCGAAGCGCGGCTGCTCGGCGGCGAACGCAAGCTCCGCCGTCGCGAGGTGGCAGCGGGCGCAGGCCTGTCCCTGCTGTCCGCGCGCAAACTCTGGCGCGCACTGGGGTTCCCGAACTTCGGTGACGAGGACGTTGCCTTCACCGAACGCGACCAGGCGGCACTGTCAACCGTGGTGGACCTCGTCCGCAGCGGAAAGCTGACCGAGGAAGCGGCCATTTCCGTCACCCGCGCCATCGGCCAGATGACGGACCGCATGGTGGTGTGGCAGATCGAAGCCCTGGTGGAGGACCTCGTCCACGAACAGGGGGTCACCGATGCGGTCGCCCGCAAGCGGCTGGTCAACGAGCTACCGGCACTGGTGGATGCCCTCGAGGAAGTGCTGGTCTATTCGTGGCGGCGCCAGCTCAATGCCGGCATCCAGCGTCTGGCCGTCCGGGCCGAAGCGGGACTGCAGGCCAGCGAAGAAGGCCGCGAAGGCGACGAGGACGATGCGCCGTTGCCGCTGGCGCGGGCCGTAGGCTTCGCCGACCTGGTGTCCTACACCAGCCTCTCGCGCCGGATGAACGAGAAGACACTGGCCCGCCTGGTGCAGCGGTTCGAGAACAAGTGCGCCGAGATTATTTCCGTCGGCGGCGGCCGCCTGGTCAAGACCGTGGGCGACGAAGTCCTCTACATCGCCGAGACCCCAGCGGCCGGCGCCGAGATCTCCCTGGCCCTGGCGCAGGCTTTCACAGAGGACGAAATCCTGCCGGAAGCCCGGGTAGCCATGGTCTGGGGCAGGATCCTGTCCCGGCTTGGCGATATCTACGGCCCCACCGTTAACCTCGCTGCCCGGCTTACCACCCTGGCTGATCCCGGCACGGTGCTGGTGGACTCCATGACCGCGTCAGCACTCGAACATGACGAACGGTTCGTCATGCTGCCCCAACCGCCGGAAAACGTCCGTGGTTTCGGCGAAATCAAGCCGGTCCGCCTGACCCGTGGCCTGGGCAAGGGCCTGATCGTCGACTGA
- a CDS encoding Ig-like domain-containing protein yields MRLRGRARAKAAAAPRRRPFLQSPLFSTSAMGLALAALVVGAVLYPGFKTTEVELNDGGVWVVSKSKNAVGRLNYPSRVLDGAVTPASSTFDILQDAGEVFVDDESGSTLNQVSPANMRLGGDKQLPGAADVSFGSSVLSVTDAASGKVWAVSPSTVNGFDEEASEPVLVGSEGTVSAVGADDRIYSADPKAGTVTVTGVDANGVVVSSESESWSELKGAGDLQITVVGDRPVVLDAAAGNLFLPGGKRLQLADARDAKLQQGGPGSDFVAIATQKVLLKQPLDGGTAKTVSFGGEGVPAAPVQLGGCVHAAWSGANKYVRDCVNDADDKNVDVPKASASPSYVFRVNRDLVVLNDVNSGNVWLVNQNMQLVNNWDDVVPPKETSDDADKDSADEVQQTVLPDRTKPNSPPVAQPDSYGVRAGKTTILPVLDNDTDPDGDILTVRQPDNIRLGTLSTIYGSTGFQVAVPADKTGSETFEYTVDDGRGLSATAEVSLRVVPLTENTAPAQKPNRDTTMVVQQGKSVTRNILTDWIDPDGDDLYATSVSSPDPLDQVRIRPDGQLSFQDSGTSPGRKVLTVGISDGQATTEGRITVDVRPAGALPPIANADHVVAVAGAPTVIAPLKNDIDPQGGALRLAQVTADEQSRAVIGADQQTFSFTSDVPGPHYVEYLVTNGPASAVQLVRVDVVAGNDAGAPVAVRDIALLPTGGSVLVDVLGNDSDPSGGVLVVQSVTADGSLPVSVSVLDHSVVRITDLRAEGQLTLKYTISNGRSSATGEIAVVVVPAPTKLQAPQAKPDEATVRAGDVVSIPVLDNDTDPNGGKLTLVPDLAQVPDEADGRTFVAGDQLRFIAGSEAKTVYAIYKVRNESGQVDSQQVTIRILARDDERNSRPEPRNLTGRVVAGMTVKIPVPLDGIDADGDSVQLMGIDKAAGMGTAIVRDGYLEYTAAGDAAGTDTFTYRVRDRMGAENTGTVIVGVAPPEAINQNPIAVDDAVDVRPGRNVAVDALANDSDPDGDPISLLTDGFEARPELNVEVADGAKVLFTAPAVEGNESIRYRIQDDKKAQASAVIRVRVSADAELKRPIAKDDRVTLAETLGKTAIDVPVLKNDSDPDGVASELQISLPDGNPNARVGGSGNVLVTLTPEDQLVPYTVTDTDGLTATAVIWVPGQGAQYPTLSNTETVEVMAGKEITLDLDDYVRVREGRRPKISVADSVKVLGAAPDNVIVGEGEGLRYAARPGYAGPGSITFEVTDGSGPDDPDGLKSTLVIMTNVIPDPDEANTPPTFRGASLDIPKTETATLDLGPLAADVDERDQGNLTFALEGSPPPGFSAKLDGTVLSVSAENSVGVGVTGNIQATVTDGRSPAVTATIQVRHVASNRPMPVANDDVVEKANAGRAETVNVLANDVNPFSDTPLKIVGTSVETGSAQGQPTINGDSITITPADGFKGVMVVRYTIADKTGDLSRQVDGRVRLTVRSEPDAPSAPSATDVRSRTAVLKWAPPSDNGAPITEYTVASNNGFQQKCPTTTCTLSGLTNNVKYVFTVKATNEVGESQPSPQSNEIRPDEKPSPPEAPSVKAGDKNMVINWPAARTEGSPVKHYNLEISPPPANGVAVKNEVAGLNYTWTGLTNGVKYKVRAQAVNELGPSDWGTYSSEDNPAGVPAAPAAPTSSVASSVGTQNQLRVNWTEPNTNGDAISAYYVTMSGGGRPDQTQTIPGTVRSANFTADNSEAAYTFTVQAENKAGKGAVSPPSAPRRATGKLGQVSGVNATPANTGGAGRSVTVDFRRLTAAERNGSAENEVSYSYNASNGASGPISPGQTIGGFANGAQVSITVIANSSVAPSSNASAPASATPYGSPGTPSASGQDGGVNDQSVTLRWSSPSTATNDVASTRIRINGGGWENVAASGSRTINTGGWQQSRTIEVQTLNSVGTGSGIASARATSGKQGLWETRIKTSDPDFERSCTFTRGGSNYRPNPYFTCDGVSGNNPPWFYKSSQDRIMVACYIDQDDNWSGNGVIRWWRVESGSARNVGRYVIAGHTTLPDPAGLGAPPC; encoded by the coding sequence ATGAGACTTCGCGGACGAGCGCGCGCAAAAGCTGCTGCTGCGCCCCGGCGCCGGCCGTTTCTCCAGTCCCCCCTTTTCAGCACCTCCGCCATGGGGCTTGCCCTCGCCGCCCTCGTTGTTGGTGCCGTGCTCTATCCGGGGTTTAAGACCACTGAGGTGGAGTTGAATGACGGTGGTGTGTGGGTGGTGTCGAAGTCTAAGAATGCGGTGGGGCGGTTGAATTATCCGTCGCGTGTTTTGGATGGGGCGGTGACTCCTGCGTCGTCGACGTTTGATATTTTGCAGGATGCCGGTGAGGTGTTTGTTGATGATGAGTCTGGTTCGACGTTGAATCAGGTGTCGCCGGCGAATATGCGTTTGGGTGGGGATAAGCAGTTGCCGGGGGCTGCTGATGTGAGTTTTGGGTCGTCGGTGTTGTCGGTGACGGATGCGGCGTCGGGCAAGGTGTGGGCGGTGTCGCCGTCGACGGTGAATGGTTTTGATGAGGAAGCGTCGGAGCCGGTGTTGGTGGGGTCTGAGGGTACGGTGTCGGCGGTGGGTGCTGATGATCGTATTTATTCGGCGGATCCGAAGGCTGGGACGGTGACGGTGACCGGTGTTGATGCCAATGGTGTGGTGGTGTCTTCGGAGTCTGAGTCGTGGTCTGAGTTGAAGGGTGCGGGGGATCTGCAGATCACGGTGGTGGGGGACCGGCCGGTGGTGTTGGATGCTGCGGCGGGGAATTTGTTTTTGCCTGGTGGTAAGCGGTTGCAGTTGGCTGATGCGCGGGATGCGAAGTTGCAGCAGGGTGGTCCGGGCAGTGATTTTGTGGCGATTGCGACGCAGAAGGTGTTGTTGAAGCAGCCGTTGGATGGTGGGACGGCGAAGACGGTGTCGTTTGGTGGTGAGGGTGTTCCTGCGGCTCCGGTGCAGTTGGGTGGGTGTGTGCATGCTGCGTGGTCGGGGGCGAATAAGTATGTCCGTGATTGTGTGAATGATGCTGATGATAAGAACGTGGATGTGCCCAAGGCGAGTGCGTCGCCGTCGTATGTGTTTCGGGTGAACCGGGACCTGGTGGTCCTCAATGATGTGAATTCCGGGAATGTGTGGCTGGTGAACCAGAACATGCAGCTCGTCAACAACTGGGACGACGTTGTTCCCCCCAAGGAAACCTCGGACGACGCCGACAAGGACTCCGCCGACGAAGTCCAGCAGACAGTCCTCCCGGACCGCACCAAACCCAACAGCCCGCCGGTCGCCCAGCCGGACAGCTACGGCGTCCGCGCCGGCAAAACCACCATCCTCCCGGTCCTGGACAATGACACGGACCCCGACGGCGACATCCTGACAGTGCGCCAGCCCGACAACATCCGCCTGGGCACGTTGTCGACGATCTACGGCAGCACGGGCTTCCAGGTCGCCGTTCCCGCAGACAAGACCGGCAGCGAAACCTTCGAATACACGGTGGACGACGGCCGCGGGCTTTCCGCCACCGCCGAAGTTTCGTTGCGGGTTGTCCCGCTGACGGAAAACACGGCACCGGCGCAGAAACCGAACCGTGACACCACCATGGTGGTCCAGCAGGGCAAATCGGTCACCCGGAACATCCTTACGGACTGGATCGACCCCGACGGCGACGACCTCTACGCCACGTCGGTCTCCAGCCCCGACCCCCTTGACCAGGTCCGCATCCGCCCCGACGGGCAGCTCTCCTTCCAGGACAGCGGCACATCGCCGGGCCGCAAGGTCCTCACCGTGGGAATCTCCGATGGCCAGGCCACCACTGAAGGCCGGATCACTGTCGACGTCCGCCCCGCCGGGGCCCTCCCGCCCATCGCCAACGCAGACCATGTGGTGGCAGTCGCCGGTGCTCCGACGGTGATCGCACCACTCAAGAACGACATCGATCCCCAAGGCGGCGCGCTCCGCCTTGCCCAGGTGACCGCTGACGAGCAGTCCAGGGCGGTCATCGGCGCCGACCAGCAGACCTTCAGCTTCACCTCCGACGTGCCGGGACCGCACTACGTGGAGTACCTGGTGACCAATGGGCCCGCCAGCGCCGTGCAGCTGGTCCGCGTCGACGTCGTGGCCGGCAACGACGCCGGGGCCCCCGTCGCCGTCCGCGACATTGCGCTGCTGCCCACCGGCGGCAGCGTCCTTGTCGATGTGCTCGGCAACGACTCCGATCCCTCCGGCGGTGTCCTGGTGGTGCAGTCGGTGACCGCCGACGGTTCGCTTCCGGTCAGTGTGTCCGTCCTGGACCACTCGGTGGTCCGAATCACGGACCTTCGCGCCGAAGGCCAACTAACGCTGAAGTACACCATCTCCAACGGCCGGTCCTCCGCGACGGGCGAGATCGCCGTCGTGGTGGTCCCGGCTCCGACAAAACTGCAGGCACCCCAGGCGAAGCCCGACGAAGCCACCGTCCGGGCCGGTGACGTCGTCTCCATCCCGGTGCTCGATAACGACACCGATCCCAACGGCGGCAAGCTGACCCTCGTGCCCGACCTCGCCCAGGTCCCGGACGAAGCCGACGGACGGACCTTCGTGGCCGGGGACCAGCTTCGGTTCATCGCCGGCTCCGAGGCCAAAACCGTCTACGCCATCTACAAAGTCCGCAACGAGTCCGGCCAGGTGGACTCCCAACAGGTGACCATCCGGATCCTGGCGCGCGATGACGAACGGAACAGCCGCCCCGAACCGCGCAACCTCACCGGCCGCGTGGTGGCGGGCATGACCGTCAAGATCCCCGTGCCCCTGGACGGCATCGACGCCGACGGCGACTCGGTGCAGCTGATGGGGATCGACAAGGCAGCTGGCATGGGCACGGCGATCGTCCGCGACGGCTACCTCGAGTACACGGCCGCAGGCGACGCAGCCGGGACAGACACCTTCACCTACCGCGTCCGTGACCGGATGGGCGCCGAGAACACCGGCACCGTCATTGTGGGCGTTGCACCGCCGGAAGCCATCAACCAGAACCCGATTGCCGTGGACGACGCCGTGGATGTCAGGCCGGGCAGGAACGTCGCCGTTGACGCCCTGGCCAATGATTCGGACCCCGACGGCGATCCCATCTCCCTGCTGACTGACGGTTTCGAAGCGCGGCCCGAGCTGAACGTCGAAGTGGCCGATGGCGCCAAGGTACTCTTCACCGCACCGGCAGTGGAAGGCAACGAGAGCATCCGGTACCGCATCCAGGACGACAAGAAAGCCCAGGCCAGCGCCGTGATCCGGGTCCGGGTCAGCGCGGACGCGGAACTGAAGCGTCCCATAGCCAAGGACGACAGGGTCACGCTGGCCGAAACCCTGGGTAAGACCGCCATCGACGTACCCGTCCTGAAGAACGACTCCGACCCCGACGGGGTGGCCTCCGAGCTGCAGATCAGCCTTCCGGACGGCAACCCCAATGCCCGCGTGGGCGGCTCAGGGAACGTGTTGGTCACCCTCACGCCCGAAGACCAGCTCGTCCCGTATACGGTGACCGACACCGACGGCCTCACCGCAACGGCCGTGATCTGGGTGCCGGGCCAGGGAGCGCAGTACCCCACGCTGTCCAACACCGAAACGGTGGAGGTCATGGCCGGCAAGGAAATCACCCTGGACCTGGACGACTACGTCAGGGTGCGGGAGGGCCGCCGGCCCAAGATCAGCGTTGCCGACTCCGTCAAGGTGCTGGGCGCCGCCCCGGACAACGTGATCGTCGGAGAGGGCGAAGGCCTCCGCTACGCGGCGCGTCCCGGCTACGCAGGGCCGGGCTCCATCACGTTCGAAGTCACCGACGGCTCCGGCCCCGATGATCCCGACGGGCTGAAGTCGACCCTGGTCATCATGACCAACGTGATCCCGGACCCGGACGAAGCCAACACCCCGCCCACGTTCCGCGGCGCATCCTTGGACATTCCCAAGACGGAAACCGCCACCCTGGACCTTGGCCCCCTCGCGGCCGACGTCGACGAGCGGGACCAGGGGAACCTCACGTTCGCCCTCGAGGGCTCGCCGCCCCCGGGCTTCAGCGCGAAGCTCGACGGCACGGTACTCAGCGTCAGCGCGGAAAACTCCGTGGGAGTCGGCGTGACGGGCAATATCCAGGCCACCGTGACCGACGGACGGTCGCCCGCGGTGACGGCCACCATCCAGGTGCGGCACGTGGCGTCCAACCGGCCCATGCCGGTAGCCAACGATGACGTGGTGGAGAAAGCCAACGCGGGCCGTGCCGAGACGGTCAACGTCCTGGCCAACGACGTCAACCCCTTCAGCGACACGCCGCTGAAGATCGTCGGCACCAGCGTCGAAACCGGTTCGGCCCAGGGCCAGCCCACCATCAACGGCGACTCCATCACCATCACCCCGGCAGACGGATTCAAGGGCGTGATGGTGGTCCGCTACACCATCGCCGACAAGACCGGCGACCTTTCCCGCCAGGTGGACGGCCGCGTCCGCCTCACGGTGCGCAGCGAACCCGATGCGCCGTCCGCCCCCTCGGCGACCGACGTCCGCAGCCGCACCGCCGTGCTCAAGTGGGCGCCGCCGTCGGACAATGGGGCGCCCATCACCGAGTACACGGTGGCATCCAACAACGGATTCCAGCAGAAGTGCCCCACCACCACCTGCACCCTCTCCGGGCTGACCAACAACGTGAAGTACGTCTTCACCGTCAAAGCAACCAACGAGGTGGGGGAGTCGCAGCCCTCACCGCAGTCCAACGAGATCCGGCCCGACGAGAAGCCCTCCCCGCCGGAGGCACCCAGTGTCAAAGCCGGCGACAAGAACATGGTCATCAACTGGCCCGCCGCCCGGACGGAAGGCTCCCCGGTCAAGCACTACAACCTGGAGATCTCGCCTCCGCCCGCCAACGGTGTTGCCGTCAAGAACGAGGTCGCAGGCCTCAACTACACCTGGACCGGGCTGACCAACGGCGTGAAATACAAGGTGCGCGCCCAGGCCGTCAACGAACTCGGCCCCTCCGACTGGGGTACCTATTCCTCCGAAGACAACCCGGCCGGCGTTCCGGCGGCCCCTGCCGCACCCACCTCCTCCGTGGCATCGTCAGTGGGCACCCAGAACCAGCTCCGGGTGAACTGGACTGAACCCAACACCAACGGTGACGCCATCAGCGCCTACTACGTCACGATGTCCGGCGGCGGCCGGCCCGACCAGACGCAGACCATTCCAGGCACGGTCCGCAGCGCCAACTTCACGGCGGACAACTCCGAAGCCGCGTACACGTTCACCGTGCAGGCCGAGAACAAAGCGGGCAAGGGTGCAGTCAGCCCGCCATCGGCTCCCCGCCGTGCCACCGGAAAGCTTGGCCAGGTTTCGGGCGTCAACGCCACTCCGGCCAACACCGGCGGTGCCGGCCGGTCGGTCACGGTCGACTTCAGGCGCCTGACGGCCGCTGAACGGAACGGCTCTGCCGAGAACGAGGTCAGTTACAGCTACAACGCCAGCAACGGTGCCAGCGGCCCCATCAGCCCGGGCCAGACCATCGGCGGCTTCGCCAACGGCGCCCAGGTGAGCATCACTGTCATTGCCAATTCCTCCGTGGCCCCGAGCTCCAACGCCAGCGCCCCGGCGTCGGCAACGCCGTACGGGTCCCCGGGCACACCGTCCGCATCGGGACAGGACGGCGGCGTCAACGACCAGTCCGTCACCCTTCGCTGGTCCTCGCCATCCACCGCAACGAACGACGTCGCGAGCACCAGGATCAGGATCAACGGCGGAGGTTGGGAGAACGTGGCAGCTTCAGGCAGCCGGACCATCAATACCGGCGGCTGGCAGCAGAGCCGCACCATCGAGGTCCAGACACTGAACTCCGTGGGGACCGGAAGCGGCATCGCCAGTGCCAGGGCAACGTCCGGCAAGCAGGGACTGTGGGAAACCCGGATCAAGACCTCGGATCCCGACTTCGAGCGCTCCTGCACCTTCACCCGGGGCGGCTCGAACTACCGGCCCAACCCGTACTTCACCTGCGATGGCGTCAGCGGCAACAATCCGCCCTGGTTCTACAAGTCCAGCCAGGACCGCATCATGGTGGCCTGCTACATCGACCAGGACGACAACTGGTCCGGTAACGGCGTCATCCGCTGGTGGCGGGTTGAGTCCGGATCGGCACGCAACGTGGGCCGCTATGTCATCGCCGGACACACCACGCTTCCGGACCCCGCAGGGCTTGGAGCACCCCCATGCTGA